Proteins co-encoded in one Gossypium arboreum isolate Shixiya-1 chromosome 11, ASM2569848v2, whole genome shotgun sequence genomic window:
- the LOC108462030 gene encoding uncharacterized protein LOC108462030: MSSAPICYLTSCKAWDVDLQCPGDQLWPSKILEINVKATFIASQKTEREEKEYEEGKKSGMARIIVQQKSHKLRLEQLLNDVVTKYWNDTNIWDVLDSMQIPIGHSMVDEIVGCALGMVPNESYKNRKVLRMRVEIEVLVDEQPNLAEGDAYCIDEEADDFWETAEAFRKLRKVVVEEPAENLCFICLVGFLEGPEISATPCFHVFHDRCIRAWLKKCSKKFCPNCVTILA, from the coding sequence ATGTCATCAGCTCCAATTTGTTACTTAACTTCATGCAAAGCTTGGGACGTCGATTTGCAATGCCCGGGAGACCAGTTGTGGCCATCTAAGATACTTGAGATTAATGTTAAGGCAACTTTCATTGCTAGCCAGAAAACAGAACGAGAAGAAAAAGAATATGAAGAAGGAAAGAAGTCGGGCATGGCGAGAATTATCGTCCAACAGAAATCCCACAAGCTACGACTGGAGCAGTTGTTAAACGATGTCGTAACCAAATACTGGAACGACACCAACATCTGGGACGTATTGGACTCAATGCAAATCCCCATTGGTCACTCCATGGTAGACGAAATCGTTGGCTGTGCGCTGGGCATGGTTCCGAATGAGAGTTATAAGAACCGAAAAGTGTTGAGAATGCGGGTGGAGATTGAGGTATTGGTGGACGAACAGCCGAATTTGGCAGAAGGGGATGCGTATTGTATCGATGAGGAGGCTGATGATTTTTGGGAGACGGCGGAGGCGTTTAGGAAGCTAAGGAAAGTGGTGGTGGAAGAGCCTGCTGAGAATTTATGTTTCATTTGTTTGGTTGGGTTCTTGGAGGGACCGGAGATTAGTGCTACACCATGCTTTCATGTATTCCATGATCGTTGTATTAGAGCTTGGCTAAAGAAATGCAGTAAGAAATTCTGTCCTAACTGTGTTACCATTTTGGCCTAA